The Humulus lupulus chromosome 3, drHumLupu1.1, whole genome shotgun sequence genome window below encodes:
- the LOC133822244 gene encoding uncharacterized protein LOC133822244 isoform X1: protein MGYNAVTGEVSATDEVWDKLIRVNKSAKRFRKKGCKFYEKLCTIFGDTTATGSNAHPSTRSPSNDGDNNDDDATSISPSTRNEESGFDEDGSIRRGKSTATSNSRSVKRAKFSSILADALATYNEIAKRKTELIERSMETSASHYLWMRVLKLVIKLMELVEKKSY, encoded by the exons ATGGGATACAATGCAGTGACTGGAGAAGTTAGTGCGACTGATGAAGTTTGGGATAAACTTATTcgg GTTAACAAATCTGCTAAAAGATTTAGAAAGAAAGGTTGCAAGTTTTATGAGAAATTATGCACTATCTTTGGTGATACTACTGCAACTGGTTCCAATGCTCATCCTTCAACTCGAAGTCCTTCTAATGATGgagataataatgatgatgatgcaaCGTCGATAAGTCCTTCTACTAGGAATGAAGAAAGTGGTTTTGATGAGGATGGTAGCATAAGAAGAGGTAAATCAACAGCCACTTCAAACTCTCGATCAGTAAAAAGAGCAAAGTTCTCATCAATTTTGGCAGATGCACTGGCAACATATAATGAAATTGCAAAGCGAAAGACAGAATTGATAGAGAGATCAATGGAAACATCTGCATCACATTACTTATGGATGAGAGTGTTGAAACTCGTAATCAAATTGATGGAATTAGTGGAGAAGAAAAGCTATTGA
- the LOC133822244 gene encoding uncharacterized protein LOC133822244 isoform X2, producing the protein MTGEVSATDEVWDKLIRVNKSAKRFRKKGCKFYEKLCTIFGDTTATGSNAHPSTRSPSNDGDNNDDDATSISPSTRNEESGFDEDGSIRRGKSTATSNSRSVKRAKFSSILADALATYNEIAKRKTELIERSMETSASHYLWMRVLKLVIKLMELVEKKSY; encoded by the exons TGACTGGAGAAGTTAGTGCGACTGATGAAGTTTGGGATAAACTTATTcgg GTTAACAAATCTGCTAAAAGATTTAGAAAGAAAGGTTGCAAGTTTTATGAGAAATTATGCACTATCTTTGGTGATACTACTGCAACTGGTTCCAATGCTCATCCTTCAACTCGAAGTCCTTCTAATGATGgagataataatgatgatgatgcaaCGTCGATAAGTCCTTCTACTAGGAATGAAGAAAGTGGTTTTGATGAGGATGGTAGCATAAGAAGAGGTAAATCAACAGCCACTTCAAACTCTCGATCAGTAAAAAGAGCAAAGTTCTCATCAATTTTGGCAGATGCACTGGCAACATATAATGAAATTGCAAAGCGAAAGACAGAATTGATAGAGAGATCAATGGAAACATCTGCATCACATTACTTATGGATGAGAGTGTTGAAACTCGTAATCAAATTGATGGAATTAGTGGAGAAGAAAAGCTATTGA